The Scophthalmus maximus strain ysfricsl-2021 chromosome 14, ASM2237912v1, whole genome shotgun sequence region GATCCccggatgaatgaatgaatgggtgGATGGAAACCAGCTTCTTGCGCTTgtagagctctctctctctttttccctatAGTCGTTATCCTTCGGTTGATTGTGGAGGACATGGCAATGAGACACAGACCTCCACGTGTCAGTGACAGAAATCCACAGCTGTCtggatgtgatgtgtttgtatttctcatGATGTGCTGTCACCGTTTCATAATGAAGACGTTGAGAGCTTAAGTTTTTACTCCAAAACGTTCAAATCATTTGAGGATTGAAAGCAAGTGCCAGTGCTCTGTTTTGAATTTTGGCAATTACTGCCATCACAGAGatccgtctctgtctgtgtgtcatcGGTATACAACTTAAATAAAGCTGTTTTTCTAAAGACCAAACCCTTGTTTTTCCTCGTCTCTCTCACGGCAGATATTCGGGAGACGGCATTTGTTTATGCCATAACGGCAGCGGGGGTGACTCACGCTGTGACCCAGGCCTGCAGCATGGGAGACCTCCTGCAGTGCGGCTGCGAGGCCACCAGGAACAGAGCGCCGCCAAGGCCgccttcgtcctcctcctcctcctcctcctcctcctctggggacGGGGTCAAGTGGGAGTGGGGGGGCTGCGGAGACGATGTGGAGTTCGGTTATGAAAAGTCAAAACAGTTTATGGATGCCAAGAGGAGGCGAGGCAAGAGCGACATCAGGACGCTCATTGACTTGCACAACAATGAGGCCGGGCGGCTGGTAAGACAATGTTTGAGGATGAATGTCAAGCGTTATGTAGTTTCTTGCATTTTAGGATAGAATTAAGAACAAACCGAGTGTTAATTTCACTTCttacaaacaataacaacaacaacaatactggTGCTCCTACTGTGGACTGGTGTTTTCACTACACTCTTAACGTCTTAGCACCGGAGGAGCTGCTCGTCCTGTGGAACATCCTTCATTCCGAGGACGCGCAGAAGAGAGAAGACGATCGCTCCCGGCCATATTTGTGTTGTGCCGAAAGCCGATATTCTGACAAGACTCGGgtttctgaaacacaaaaacaagaacgTGCCACATATTTCGCTCTCGAGCCTCCGAGGCAGGGAGCTTCTGACATCTCCGCAGCCCCCCTGTTCAAGTTTAAAGTTCCTCTTTGTTGCTCATGCGGACGCCGGGTGAATTATGGCCGTGGCAAGTCAACGCGCTACCGAAGGGGACCGGGGATAAAGTAGCAAACTCCTCGGATCAGTTAATTATCGTGTAGCTCCGAAAATTTATCGCGCAGCGCCAAGATCACAGTTGATCTCAGTTCGCTCCAGCCATCTGCAGAGATGTTGACACACGTACGAGCGAAACACAAAGTTCACTTTAGTCGGGGTCAAAGGCaggtagagaggaagagaggagagagaagaggagggtttCTGGGATAGAGTCCATGCATGCATATCTACTTGTATACACACTTTGCaaatgtgtgcgcgtgtttgtgtgtgtgtgtgcgtgtgtgatggGTTAATTATGTGCAGTATAAGTGACTGATCTGTTGTCAAGGCTTGTTAGATGTAGGAAGGCCAGAGGCAacgtggagggagaggggggttggggggtggggtggggggttgtggAGTTAAATTCCTTCTGAATAGCGTCTGCTTTTATCTTACctatctgtcagtgtgtgtgtgtgtgtgtgtgtgtgtgtgtgtgtgtgtgtgtgtgtgtgtgtgtgtgtgtgtgtgtgtgtgtgtgtgtgtgtgtgtgtgtgtgtgtgtgtgtgtgtgtgtgtgtgtgtgtgtgtgtgtgtgtgtgtgtgtgtgtgtgtgtttgagtgagtgtgtgtgcgcgtgtgcgcgcgcacgcattATCCGGTGGCTTTTGTCTGCGATATatcatgaaaacacaataataaattaCTTCTTCAGAGAGCTCGTCATTTGTCAGAGGCAGTTCTGCTTCACTTGAGGGAACGAGGTTAAAAATGTCACTGCCccttttttccctgtttgatcaactctcttttttctctctctctctctctctcttttttttaacctgtttgccctccttcacctctctcctctcccccaccgcgcaaaacccacaaaaaaccccaccctCTCCCCTCCCAGGCAGTGAAGCTCTACATGCGGACAGAGTGCAAATGCCACGGGCTGTCGGGCTCGTGCACCTTGCGCACGTGCTGGAAGAAGATGCCCCATTTCCGCGAGGTGGGCGACCGCCTGCTGGAGCGCTTCAACGGCGCCTCCAAGGTGATGGGCGGCAACGACGGCAAGACCCTGATCCCCGTCGGCCAGAACATAAAGCCGCCCGACAAGCAGGACCTGATCTACTCGGACGAGTCGCCCGACTTCTGCCTGGCAAATCGCAAAACGGGCTCGCTGGGCACGCGGGGACGCATGTGCAACAGCACAGCCATGGACATCAGCGGCTGCGACCTGCTGTGCTGCGAGCGCGGCTACCGGGAGGAGACGGTGGTGTTCGAGGAGAACTGCCTGTGTCGTTTCCACTGGTGCTGTGTGGTCCAGTGCAAGAAGTGCCTGGTCCGGAAAGAGCTCAGTCTCTGTCACTGATGAACTGAGAGTCCCTCTTTGCGTCGGTGGTTGATTATAATGACTTctgttacttttcttttttaaggtgTTTTGCTTTAGTTTGACTAGTGTGGAAGAAGGAAAGCGTTTGGACTTTATTGGGCATCCTTCAgacagcgccccccccccctcaaggtTTCATTACAGTTGGTGTTTGACTTTGAGAAAGACATGAGATTGTGGCCCAAAGGTTCAACAGGAAAGAGGGacttaaaagtaaagtaaaatcgagaaatgtttctcttctgaactacatattttctatttcctgtttatGAAAAAAGGACCaaagaatgtgaaaatgtgtgttttccatcaAACCAAGAGGAGGACCCGTATGCTTGGAGGATCAGGACATGGTACAGGAGTTTCTTTGTGTCTCCTCGTGCCTCCGTCAGTTCCGCAACAGAGGATCTCCGAGTTTTAGGCACCAGCATGTATTGATCCGCCTGAtttg contains the following coding sequences:
- the wnt6b gene encoding protein Wnt-6 isoform X1 — translated: MTVRLSRIQLALFFILLCPVNIIGLWWAVGSPLVMDPNSICRKAKRLAGKQAELCQTQPEIVSEVAKGARLGVRECQYQFRYRRWNCTSHNKYFGKILQQDIRETAFVYAITAAGVTHAVTQACSMGDLLQCGCEATRNRAPPRPPSSSSSSSSSSSGDGVKWEWGGCGDDVEFGYEKSKQFMDAKRRRGKSDIRTLIDLHNNEAGRLAVKLYMRTECKCHGLSGSCTLRTCWKKMPHFREVGDRLLERFNGASKVMGGNDGKTLIPVGQNIKPPDKQDLIYSDESPDFCLANRKTGSLGTRGRMCNSTAMDISGCDLLCCERGYREETVVFEENCLCRFHWCCVVQCKKCLVRKELSLCH
- the wnt6b gene encoding protein Wnt-6 isoform X2; protein product: MDPNSICRKAKRLAGKQAELCQTQPEIVSEVAKGARLGVRECQYQFRYRRWNCTSHNKYFGKILQQDIRETAFVYAITAAGVTHAVTQACSMGDLLQCGCEATRNRAPPRPPSSSSSSSSSSSGDGVKWEWGGCGDDVEFGYEKSKQFMDAKRRRGKSDIRTLIDLHNNEAGRLAVKLYMRTECKCHGLSGSCTLRTCWKKMPHFREVGDRLLERFNGASKVMGGNDGKTLIPVGQNIKPPDKQDLIYSDESPDFCLANRKTGSLGTRGRMCNSTAMDISGCDLLCCERGYREETVVFEENCLCRFHWCCVVQCKKCLVRKELSLCH